One Dysidea avara chromosome 7, odDysAvar1.4, whole genome shotgun sequence genomic region harbors:
- the LOC136262192 gene encoding G-patch domain and KOW motifs-containing protein-like isoform X1: MRCNIDCGLYSIRNRGVRCARMMSGVSFTFTKKTSKPLVGAEESSDKEKDYVVSVEGKQIQSSNPKPVVKKKDYIIPLQKKVNWRNPARHKDANEASEKNEEELALDKEAAAAIVKDLEKARTFAEDDDDHNVIPQLLQNRPPTDWDSTDSAVADIEMRPDESTTEDYENMPISQFGTALLRGMGWKKSEGIGRTNKCKVEPIEYVQRPAGQGLGAIKKIEDASRRRKPGEEQRKGMQPIREKNGKVRWVKTLDEEVPEQLEGFVAGVNVSVTSGPHKGLLGKVIDVESSGTTNSEQHINVKLILNKQVLRFSEHHLKLLTDEEFHQLKQESAKKSRMQKYGLISMKPGENSTNDDDVICMDDVTQDTSTISHSVPTLDQPSNPIHDESSKYTVKDTTKSHKHKKRKHHQIEETDSSGHAHKKHHTSRHTNYWLAPNLRVRIISKDYHNGVHYNKKVNIIDVSSLDSCMCRTDDGKLLEDLHQDCLETVIPKEKGADVIVVTGKHKHKLASILDRNSSKSEVTVQLENSKKVLTLTYDDVCQCTAISFNLE, from the exons ATGCGATGtaatatcgattgtgggttatatAGTATACGAAACCGCGGCGTTAGGTGTGCTCGAATGATGAGTGGTGTTTCGTTCACGTTTACGAAAAAGACTTCCAAACCTTTGGTCGGAGCGGAAGAAAGTTCTGACAAAGAAAAGGATTATGTAGTCTCTGTGGAAGGCAAACAAATCCAGAG CTCAAATCCCAAGCCAGTAGTAAAGAAGAAAGACTACATAATTCCCCTACAGAAGAAGGTCAATTGGCGTAATCCAGCCCGCCATAAAGATGCTAATGAGGCTAGTGAGAAAAATGAGGAAGAACTTGCACTGGACAAAGAAGCTGCAGCAGCAATAGTGAAAG ATCTGGAGAAGGCTAGGACATTtgctgaagatgatgatgatcacAATGTGATTCCACAATTGTTGCAGAATAGACCACCAACTGATTGGGACTCAACTGATAGTGCAGTGGCTGATATTGAGATGAGACCAGACGAG AGTACTACTGAAGATTATGAGAATATGCCTATCAGTCAATTTGGAACTGCTTTGTTGAGAGGCATGGGCTGGAAGAAATCAGAAGGGATTGGACGTACCAACAAATG TAAAGTTGAACCAATCGAATACGTTCAGCGTCCTGCTGGCCAAGGCCTTGGAGCTATCAAGAAAATTGAGGACGCATCTAGAAGAAGAAAACCTGGTGAAGAGCAAAGAAAG GGCATGCAGCCAATCCGAGAAAAGAATGGAAAGGTGAGGTGGGTGAAAACTTTGGATGAGGAAGTACCTGAACAATTAGAAG GCTTTGTTGCTGGAGTGAATGTGTCTGTTACAAGTGGTCCTCACAAAGGCTTGTTAGGAAAG GTCATTGATGTAGAGAGCAGCGGTACAACTAACAGTGAACAACATATCAATGTTAAACTGATCCTCAACAAACAG GTACTGCGGTTCAGTGAACACCATCTGAAGTTGTTGACTGATGAGGAATTCCACCAGTTGAAGCAAGAATCAG CAAAGAAGTCTCGAATGCAAAAATATGGATTGATCTCAATGAAGCCTGGAGAGAA TTCCactaatgatgatgatgtgatTTGTATGGATGATGTAACACAAGACACTTCCACAATCAGCCATAGTGTACCAACACTAGACCAGCCCTCTAATCCCATACATGACGAGAGTAGTAAATATACTGTCAAAGACACAACCAAAAGTCACAAGCACAAGAAACGGAAGCACCACCAGATTGAGGAAACCGACAGCAGTGGACATGCACACAAGAAACACCACACCTCAAGACACACTAATTATTGGCTAGCCCCGAATCTCAGAGTAAGAATCATCAGCAAGGACTACCACAATGGTGTACATTACAATAAAAAG GTGAATATCATTGATGTTAGTAGCCTGGACTCATGTATGTGTAGAACTGATGATGGAAAACTATTGGAAG ATTTACATCAGGACTGTTTAGAGACTGTAATTCCAAAAGAGAAAGGTGCCGATGTCATTGTAGTGACGGGTAAACATAAACACAAG CTTGCTTCGATTCTTGACCGCAACAGTTCCAAGTCAGAAGTAACAGTTCAGTTAGAGAACAGCAAGAAAGTGTTGACATTAACTTACGATGATGTGTGCCAATGTACTGCTATATCATTCAACTTGGAGTGA
- the LOC136262192 gene encoding G-patch domain and KOW motifs-containing protein-like isoform X2, producing MKKVNWRNPARHKDANEASEKNEEELALDKEAAAAIVKDLEKARTFAEDDDDHNVIPQLLQNRPPTDWDSTDSAVADIEMRPDESTTEDYENMPISQFGTALLRGMGWKKSEGIGRTNKCKVEPIEYVQRPAGQGLGAIKKIEDASRRRKPGEEQRKGMQPIREKNGKVRWVKTLDEEVPEQLEGFVAGVNVSVTSGPHKGLLGKVIDVESSGTTNSEQHINVKLILNKQVLRFSEHHLKLLTDEEFHQLKQESAKKSRMQKYGLISMKPGENSTNDDDVICMDDVTQDTSTISHSVPTLDQPSNPIHDESSKYTVKDTTKSHKHKKRKHHQIEETDSSGHAHKKHHTSRHTNYWLAPNLRVRIISKDYHNGVHYNKKVNIIDVSSLDSCMCRTDDGKLLEDLHQDCLETVIPKEKGADVIVVTGKHKHKLASILDRNSSKSEVTVQLENSKKVLTLTYDDVCQCTAISFNLE from the exons ATG AAGAAGGTCAATTGGCGTAATCCAGCCCGCCATAAAGATGCTAATGAGGCTAGTGAGAAAAATGAGGAAGAACTTGCACTGGACAAAGAAGCTGCAGCAGCAATAGTGAAAG ATCTGGAGAAGGCTAGGACATTtgctgaagatgatgatgatcacAATGTGATTCCACAATTGTTGCAGAATAGACCACCAACTGATTGGGACTCAACTGATAGTGCAGTGGCTGATATTGAGATGAGACCAGACGAG AGTACTACTGAAGATTATGAGAATATGCCTATCAGTCAATTTGGAACTGCTTTGTTGAGAGGCATGGGCTGGAAGAAATCAGAAGGGATTGGACGTACCAACAAATG TAAAGTTGAACCAATCGAATACGTTCAGCGTCCTGCTGGCCAAGGCCTTGGAGCTATCAAGAAAATTGAGGACGCATCTAGAAGAAGAAAACCTGGTGAAGAGCAAAGAAAG GGCATGCAGCCAATCCGAGAAAAGAATGGAAAGGTGAGGTGGGTGAAAACTTTGGATGAGGAAGTACCTGAACAATTAGAAG GCTTTGTTGCTGGAGTGAATGTGTCTGTTACAAGTGGTCCTCACAAAGGCTTGTTAGGAAAG GTCATTGATGTAGAGAGCAGCGGTACAACTAACAGTGAACAACATATCAATGTTAAACTGATCCTCAACAAACAG GTACTGCGGTTCAGTGAACACCATCTGAAGTTGTTGACTGATGAGGAATTCCACCAGTTGAAGCAAGAATCAG CAAAGAAGTCTCGAATGCAAAAATATGGATTGATCTCAATGAAGCCTGGAGAGAA TTCCactaatgatgatgatgtgatTTGTATGGATGATGTAACACAAGACACTTCCACAATCAGCCATAGTGTACCAACACTAGACCAGCCCTCTAATCCCATACATGACGAGAGTAGTAAATATACTGTCAAAGACACAACCAAAAGTCACAAGCACAAGAAACGGAAGCACCACCAGATTGAGGAAACCGACAGCAGTGGACATGCACACAAGAAACACCACACCTCAAGACACACTAATTATTGGCTAGCCCCGAATCTCAGAGTAAGAATCATCAGCAAGGACTACCACAATGGTGTACATTACAATAAAAAG GTGAATATCATTGATGTTAGTAGCCTGGACTCATGTATGTGTAGAACTGATGATGGAAAACTATTGGAAG ATTTACATCAGGACTGTTTAGAGACTGTAATTCCAAAAGAGAAAGGTGCCGATGTCATTGTAGTGACGGGTAAACATAAACACAAG CTTGCTTCGATTCTTGACCGCAACAGTTCCAAGTCAGAAGTAACAGTTCAGTTAGAGAACAGCAAGAAAGTGTTGACATTAACTTACGATGATGTGTGCCAATGTACTGCTATATCATTCAACTTGGAGTGA
- the LOC136262214 gene encoding Krueppel-like factor 6 translates to MLKISGSSEDLLRVQDAQPEMLRKIVRPKIRVVTVRKIGEVSVRRPKTIWWIGEKPYLYEEGLHTQYNSAAPTAETDSSGYPFTSASSEEPETPCTPDDFDGLFDFPDINDLEMDTDLFDGFLHNLDLDLDSLQLNPESPSLAEDPIMFSSSPALKRRSSSSSHEVKKKKARRSDPKVATIPELSQREAPDGASDQKFLLDCPDNIVTVGGMKMFKCPFNNCDKTYAKNSHLKAHLRRHTGERPFECTWPNCGWRFSRSDELARHERKHLGIKPYGCTVCGKKFSRSDHLTKHVRIHYKPNAPRGRRKRTDVPKSRSVCLQQHSDFTDLPPSPFSSASSDLSAASDF, encoded by the coding sequence ATGTTGAAAATTAGCGGAAGCAGCGAAGATCTACTCAGGGTGCAAGACGCGCAACCAGAAATGCTTAGGAAAATTGTGAGGCCAAAAATCCGTGTGGTGACTGTGAGGAAGATTGGCGAGGTGTCAGTGAGAAGACCCAAGACGATTTGGTGGATTGGCGAGAAGCCGTACTTGTACGAGGAGGGGCTGCACACACAATACAACTCGGCTGCTCCTACCGCCgaaactgacagcagtggctaTCCGTTCACGAGTGCTTCTAGCGAAGAACCGGAGACGCCCTGCACGCCAGATGACTTTGATGGACTGTTTGATTTCCCCGACATCAACGATCTAGAGATGGACACGGATCTTTTCGATGGCTTCTTGCACAATCTTGATTTGGACTTGGATTCTCTACAGCTGAACCCAGAGTCGCCTTCCTTAGCTGAAGATCCGATTATGTTTAGTTCTTCACCAGCGCTGAAGAGAAGGAGCAGTAGCAGCTCCCATGAAGTGAAAAAGAAAAAAGCCAGAAGGTCAGACCCAAAAGTTGCCACAATACCTGAGCTATCCCAAAGAGAGGCTCCAGATGGTGCCAGTGATCAGAAATTCTTGCTTGACTGTCCAGACAATATAGTAACTGTGGGAGGAATGAAAATGTTCAAGTGTCCATTCAACAACTGTGATAAAACTTATGCTAAAAACTCTCATTTAAAGGCTCATCTGCGACGTCACACTGGTGAACGTCCGTTTGAATGTACCTGGCCAAACTGTGGTTGGAGGTTCTCTCGCTCTGATGAGCTAGCAAGGCATGAGAGAAAACATCTAGGAATCAAGCCTTACGGCTGTACAGTGTGTGGCAAAAAATTCTCACGTTCTGATCACCTAACCAAGCATGTTCGCATTCACTACAAACCAAATGCCCCTAGAGGTAGAAGAAAGAGAACAGACGTACCAAAAAGCAGAAGTGTATGCCTGCAGCAACATAGTGACTTTACTGATCTTCCACCATCACCATTCTCATCAGCTAGTTCAGACTTGTCGGCTGCTTCAGATTTCTAA